A single window of Ferrimonas balearica DSM 9799 DNA harbors:
- a CDS encoding phasin family protein, whose protein sequence is MFTDVKTQFDEQLQRSIDTNTKVRELSTQFASDAALRNNDFVNQMVQSSLENSQALAQCATPMQLVEKQVELSNQFREGMESYMKTSIEALTQYGQTVAELTGELVQANSPKAPTASRRKSGKDA, encoded by the coding sequence ATGTTTACTGACGTAAAGACCCAGTTTGATGAGCAGCTGCAACGCAGCATTGATACCAACACCAAAGTGCGTGAACTGAGCACTCAGTTTGCCAGCGATGCTGCGCTGCGCAATAACGACTTTGTTAACCAGATGGTTCAGAGCAGCCTGGAAAACAGTCAGGCACTGGCCCAGTGCGCCACCCCCATGCAGCTGGTGGAGAAGCAGGTGGAGCTGTCCAACCAATTCCGCGAAGGGATGGAAAGCTACATGAAAACCAGCATCGAAGCGCTGACCCAGTATGGCCAGACCGTTGCGGAGCTGACCGGCGAACTGGTGCAGGCCAACAGCCCCAAGGCACCGACGGCCAGCCGCCGTAAGTCCGGCAAAGACGCCTGA
- a CDS encoding YebG family protein produces MAVIVKYVVERDGEERMTFSTKAEADAYDKMLDLAESLEPMLAQSTLVEEEKLEELALFLAERKVELMALLKGGKAAKPAAKPAAKASKASKAA; encoded by the coding sequence ATGGCGGTGATCGTCAAGTACGTGGTGGAGCGGGACGGAGAGGAGCGGATGACCTTTTCAACCAAAGCCGAAGCGGACGCGTACGACAAGATGCTGGATCTGGCCGAGAGCCTGGAGCCAATGCTGGCCCAGTCGACGCTGGTTGAGGAAGAGAAACTGGAGGAGTTGGCCCTCTTCCTGGCGGAACGCAAGGTGGAACTGATGGCCTTGCTGAAGGGTGGAAAAGCCGCTAAACCGGCCGCGAAGCCTGCGGCGAAAGCCAGTAAGGCCAGCAAAGCCGCCTGA